The Salmo trutta chromosome 6, fSalTru1.1, whole genome shotgun sequence genomic sequence agaatgctgttcattgactacagctcagcgtccaacaccatagtgccctcaaagctcatcactaagctaaggaccctgggactaaaacctcgttgtgcaactggatcctggacttcctgacgggctgccccaggtggtgagggtaggtaacaacacatccgccacactgatcctcaacacaggggctcccCACGGGTGCgtgctcaatcccctcctgtgccccctgttcacccatgactgcatggccaagcatgactccaacaccattattaagattgctgatgacacaacagtggtaggcctgatcactgacaatgatgagacagcttatagggaggagatcagagacctggcagagTGGTACCAGGAtaacaaactctccctcaacgtgattaagacaaaggagatgattgtggacttaaGGGAAAAAGGAGGTCTGAGCAAGCCCCCATTCTCACTGACGGGGCTGTAAtaaagcaggttgagagcttcaagttccttggtgtccacatcaccaacaaactatcatggtccaaacacaccaagacagtcgtgaaatgCACATGACaattcaggagactgaaaagatttgacatgggtcctcagatcctcaaaagcttctacagctgcaccatcaatagcatcctgattggttgcatcaccacctggtatggcaactgctcggcctccgaccgcaaggcactacagagggtagtgcgtatggcccagtacatcactggggccaagcttcctgccatccaggacctctataccaagtggtgtcagaggaatgccccaaaaattgccaaggactcccgccaccctagtcatagacttttcttTATGCTActacacggcaagcggtaccggatctCCAAGTCTAGATAAAAaaatcttaaaactgcattgttggttaagggcttgtaaataagcatttcactgtaaggtctactacacctattgtattcggcacatgtgacaaataacattttgatttgatgtttGAGAACAACACATGGCCGACTGGCCAATGCTGTGGTGAGAGATGGcagaattgtaattcgtaacatcatACAAAATGGACGATACATTGAAATAAATTTGAcaaagttatagaattactgcagtctgttcagaaagaaatgaAACACTTCAGAATACTACACCAGGAGTAGGCTTATAACTTCGCCACAGAGGATCCTAGCTGTTgattgtgtgtagcccaatcACAAGGCGTAGCCTACAGTCGGGAACTCGCTGCAAATCTTTCAGTGAACAGCATACAGCCAAAACAGgcctttcgcaatatttcaaatacaatcgcaggaaaacacaggttggaaagcaaatggttCCTGCTGATCAAAGGGAAGACTTTTTAATCTGgacatttcagaatgtgggggggacatgttCCCTCCGTCCCATGTGAAAGTTTCGCCCCTGCATATACAGGTTAAAGGACTTGTTTTACCCATGTAATACAGTGGTTTTGTTGTTTTCACTAGTCTATTGTAAACACATtcacatttttattattttttttataacaatGTCTGAGTCTAGATATCTAGCATTGAATGTCCTGATGTTCCCAATTGGCCATTTAAGTCAATTCCAACAACTCCCAAGATTCCCCTCTCTCTAAATAGGTGAAGTGGGCGGTGTGTGGGTTGAACCTTGTTTAACACGTATGTGTCAAAAGGGCTTCAGCCTCGTCAAATATAAAACcggagagattatttcacagaaaatGTTTTGTTGGAGTTTAGAGTGACGAAAAGCAGCTAGCAGCCATGCTCTGTGCTCTCATGTCTGGTCATTGAGTGCTCTATGCCACTACGCAAATGCGATGACATGCATTGCTTTACTATGAAGGTAATTTTTTTGGTTTCTTTACCACCAGAACTCCTCTCTCAcgctcactttttgttccggcacctccTGATTTACAAATTTAAGCACTgcccattgattgttgaagaatataacttataaatgcctcatgaacttAGTCATACCCCATACAACTGTCAtgccccatcagaacccaaaatataagcttgttttactccattgtttgtaatgTAGTTTTAACAGTGTCCGTTTACAATGATCATTTTCATCTCATGGTTGGTCAGTGCTAGCATCCATAACTCTGTCTATGATTTTGAGAGTGGAAACATTTATCCAGccacatccctcagctttttaccaataCAGTGGCGGGGTATCTGCTTTGTGATCATTTGAACGGCAGATTTCCCCTTTTAAGGAAACTAGTTAAAGGCTATTTAATTGCAGCATTTCTGCTGTAGCCATATTGGTGACTGGTTCCATAACATGCTCCATAACATGCTCTTGTTTTCAAATGCTCACCTAGAGTAACAAAACATAATTAGAAAGTCTGATGAGTGGATTGGTTGGTTAGCCCAGATGTTAGAACTAACTGGAAAAAAAGGTCATCAGCACTTTccagtaaagtgtgtgtgtgtgaatggatcTGCTGCCATGCAGTTTGTCATTGGGTCTGGTTCAAGTGATTCATTCATAGGCTTATTCATACTTTTCAACTATAGACTGTTTGGGGGTCCAGCACTATAGTCAACCTGTGTATCACAGCCTGCCTCTCATCCCCTATTAGTAAACCTCTGTCCTGAACAGTTTACTTTCACTGAATTCCATCAGTAGGATCCTTTTGGCTGAAATTGTTCCTGGTTTACGAGTCTTTCTTTCAAGCAATGGATGGTGAGTCCAGGTTTATCAAGGTTTTAACAACAGACAACAATGTATATTGATGGGACAGGGGATATGATTATGGAATGGCAGTGAACCCattatagtggtgtgtgtgtgtgtgtgtgtgtgctcgcctcAGATTCGGTGGTGAGCTACAAGCAGCTGAAGAACATGTTGTCCACTCACAACGTCCAGCTGTTTGATGTCCGCAACCAAGATGAGTTCATGGCTGGACGCATCCCGGACTCTCTAAACATCCCATGTGAGTAGACCACACAAATCATGGTGTATATTAACCTATCAAAAGTGTGTTTTTATGtgtactgtatctgtatctgtgcaTGCGCGCAATCTCTACTAATGTttagcgtgtatgtgtgtgtctgtcagtgggcCAGCTAGAGGAATCTCTAAAGCTGTCACCAGAGCACTTCCAGCTGCAGTTCGAGGTGAAGGCTCCTGGGAAAGATGATGACAACATTGTGTTCCACTGCCAGAAGGGCCGGAGGAGCGCCGAAGCTCTAGCCATCGCCCGACAACTGGGCTTCAACAGGTATAACACACTTTAACTCACCTGGCATACCTTATTAGGGTACATTAGTGTGGACATACAGTATTCTCAAATACACATACTGGAAGACACCTGAAAGatctctcgccccccccccccctctctctctcctccccttctctctcctagGGCTCGGCACTACCAGGGGGGGTACAGTGATTGGGCCGCACATGAGGGAAAGTGAGTCACTTTACATCCATAACATGAAGCCTGTATCGGAGTTCTAATCCAGCCCTATAACTCCTCTAGTCTGAGTACTGCACCAGAAAAGACCGAAGACCCACATCGAAACACACGTCTACACAGGAATTGTATTTAGAGGACTCAAGTTTTCAGTTACTGTTCCTGACTGATTGACCTCAGTTTTCTATGACAACTAACTAACTTGGAATAGGTTGTTCTGCATCCTTATTTCCTACCTCATTTGGCTGAAAGACTGATGTGAAATGTAAAAGGCAAGATCATAAACTGAGAGACTTCATCAATAAAGTAAATATTTAGGATTTATATGGTTGTATTAATGTTTATTTTATGCAGAAATGTTACACTTGACAAATTAACAATAAACAATGacgtacactaccagtcaaaagtttgggcacaactactcattcaagggtttttcttaattttttactattttcaacattgtagaataatagtgaagacatcaaaactatgaaatgacacatatggaatcatgtagtaaccaaaaagtgttaaacacatcaaaatatattttagattcttcaaagtagccaccctttgccttgatgacagctttgcacactcttggcattctctcaaccagcttcacctggaatgctttttcaacaatcttgaaggagttcccacatatgctgagcacttgttggctgcttttccttcactctacagtcatactcatcccaaaccatctcaattgggttgaggtcgggggattgtggaggccaggtcatctgatgcagcactccgtcactctccttcttggtcaaatagcccttacacagcctggaggtgtgttgggtcattgttctgttgaaaaacaaatgatagtcccactaaacacaaaccagatgggatggcgtatcgctgcagaatgctgtggtttgccttgaattctaaataaatcactgacagtgtcaccagcaaagcacccccacaccatcaaacctcctccatgcttcacggtgggaaccacacatgcggagatcatccgttcacctactctacagCTCACAAAGAcatcggttggaaccaaaaatctcaaatttggactcatcagaccaaaggacagatttccaccggtctaatgtccattgctcgtgtttcttgtcgCAAAAGCaaatcttttcttcttattggtgtccttttagtagtggtttctttgcagcaattcaaccacgaaggcctgattcactgtctctgaacagttgatgttgagatgtgtctgttattttctgaggctggtagctctaatgaacttatcctctgcagcagaggtaactctgggtcttcctttcctgtggcagtcctcatgaccGTTTCTTCATCAGCGCTTGagagtttttgcgactgcacttgaagaaacttgaaaagttcttcacattttccgtattgagtgatcttcatgtcttaaagtaatgatggactgtcgtttctttttgcttatttgagctgttcttgccataatatggagttggtcttttaccaaatagggctatcttctgtataccacccctaccttagcacaacacaactgattggctcaaacgcattaagaaggaaagaaattccacaacttaacttttaacaaggcacacctgttaattgaaatgcattccaggtgactacctcaagaatctggttgagagaatgccaagagtgtgcaaagctgtcatcaaggcaaaaggtggctactttttgaaaaatctcaaatattcaatattttgttttaacaccttttttggttactacatgattccatatgtgtttcatagttttgatgtcttcactattattctacaatgtaggaaatagtaaaaataaagaacccttgaatgagtagctagctgtgttcaaacttttgactggtactgtaggtgtgcACCTCTGTTATCAAAACAATAGTGAAACAGTTTGCAATTCAACTGTTCAGCCAtaagatggcagcagtgttttATGTACCCCATAGCTTTAAGATCTCCACTGATAACCATGCTCTTCTTAGTCAATTATATTGTTGTTTATGATGGTCCCCTGAGCGTTCACGGCCATTGATGCTGTTCAAACCTGCATTATGctgacagggatgcagcttgtgAATAACAGCCAGACTTCTCAACAGCTCTCAAACACATGGTCAGCTCATGGTCTCTGCATCACCCATTCAGTAGGAAAGCTGCtcccagctctgtctctctctccctttttttcttctctcttttctctctttctctgtcatttctcttttctctctttctttcgctgtttttctttctctccctcatctcaTTATGTGTCTGCCAGTCAATGTCAGTTCAGTAGACAGTGTGATCCCCCCTCCCTCTTGTAATGTTTACTAACTACACTGCTGTTTTTTACTGGGGGGAGgaacataaatacatatactacttaactaaaacaataattgtccgCCTCCCGGTTCAGCTGTCAGCGATTTGATCATTAAATGTATcaggacagtaaacattacaaaCTACACTGCAGATTTTTACTGGGGGGTGGAACATGGCGTATAGGGGGGTCATAATCCCACCATTTCAAGGACGTGATAGTAGTCTCTCCCAGCTGGAAGGGAGTCAGGATAGATGCTGGCCTTGGTGACATGAAGTTGTTCTCCCTCCGCTCCGACTTACTGTTGATTGAGCCTTTCATTCCCACAGTCTCCTGCTAGTCTGCTCTAATGCTGGCTGACACTGAGCAGCTGCGATAGTCCACAGTTCTGCAGAGATTCTAtaaagcagagggagcaccacACTATccacgctatcatccagaaggcgaggtcagtacaggtgcatcaaagccgggaccgagagacagaagctatttttcaatctcaaggccatcagactgttaaatagccatcactagcttgctaccacccggttactcaaccctgcaccttagaggctgctgccctaaagacctggaatcactggtcactttaataatgtttacgtacTACTTTAataatttcatatgtatatactgtgtccCATTCTACCGTATTTTAGTCattgccactctgacattgcttgtcctaatatatttatatatttcttaattccattattttacttttgtgtgtgtgtgtgtgtgtgtgtgtgtgttgttgtgaattgttagatattactgcactgttggagctagaaacacaagcatttcgctacacccgcaataacatctgctaaacatgtgtatgtgaccaatcaaatttgatttgatttgaaaaccatgTTGGAGAAgattctttctctctgcctctctctctcgctgctttGGGGGCTGatagtctacagtacatgtaTCAAGTGTGGATCTGGCTCTAGACTCTAAAATGCCTTTTCCAATTCCCTTTTCTCTTTCCTTGGCTCCTGTCTTTCTCGTCTCACCTCCCACTCATAGACCACTGGTGTGCAGCATACAGCAGAATTCATCATCAGGACAAAAGGCCTCTGAAAATATAATTAGATGCTGTCAATCTTTCTCATACCCATTCATTTAGGGTTGAAGCCTGCTAATTTCCTTTAATACATAGTGATGGTGTGTAATAAGGGGTGAAAAAAAGATTCATCATTTACTGCATGAGGCTGCAGGAAGTAGGGTGCTGAGGGTGCAGAAAAATTCAAATAAacatttaaattattttttttagaaGAAAAATAAATCACAATCAATGCACTGGGCCTTTATCAGTCTTGAATTAGCGGACAAAAAATGATCAACTATTTGCTCTAGAGTTATACTGACGCTGCATACCCTGTTCTGCATGTCCTGAAAAGACCTTGAGCTTTTCAGGTTGGCTACTTCTCTCTTGTGTTTCTAacagaacacacaccacacacagacagaacatttTGCTAGAAGGTTCTGGTAACTTTTGTTTCAGTCAGTTCTAACAATTAGGCTAACCGAAGAATCCACTCATGTTTTTCATGCCTGTATGGAAGACTGATATGGATGCACCTTAGTAGCGATGCACAGGAACAAATTGATGTCAATCCTCAAGGACGCATTGCACTTAATTAATGCACAAGTGTCAATGTGACGTTCTACTGTAAATGAACTCAACAACTTGTCGTTTGTTGGGAGTTGAGGTTACTAGTCAGCTAAAGCTTCATCCTCTTATGAAAAGGATTCCCACTCCTCCCCTTTAGGGACAGATCAAAATGTACTGGGGGGGCTGGTACAACTCAAGGTGTCATTAAAAAATGAACCGCCCCCTCCCCAAATTGAACACACCTCatggtggtcccgtgtggctcagctggtagagcatggtgtttgcaacaccagggttgtgggtttgattcccacggggaaccagtatggagaaaaaatgtatgctctggataagagcgtctgctaaatgacaaatgtaaatgtaaatagaatTAACCAAAAATAATGTTTACGACCACAAATAATAACTGTAGCGACCCTGTGTTTATAGATGTGGATATCTTCTTTCCCtcttcagcatgcttttgtggcacagccgatgccacgcagggctacgggccagaaggttgagggttcgccgaCCACCACAGAAGAGCTCACTCTCACTGCATGTTTattacactacgatcagagccggttgcagacaatgatcagctagggggaaatcagattttcaacattttgatgccatatttataattGTGTAAAGTATATGCAACAAATTTTCCACCAACAGATTTCTGAGCCAATGCAccacaaaaccaataaacaaagcataccaacttcgggcacttcaatatcatggtttgtgTTTTCAACAGCACAATAAGTCGTCTGTCAATCTGGACtaacagaaaatacatccctccctaccttgtaggcttacccagtatagaaggcttggcttgacaatctctgaatgtcaaacgttttggtgttttgttacagatgtctctttccattcatcaattggccgctgcacagtttggattgattgattgattttatttgtcagtaaaaaaaaaaaagacatattTTTTAAGTGACAGAGAttgcacaataaagtctgggacttatttccattgtggtccctattcttttacataaatacatatacaattaCATAGAGACAAAAAGATGCTCAACCTCCAGATGAGTATGAGGGGGGAGTTTAAgtacaattcttacaagcttttttggctggtagcttattcttaaccatgatgtgcaggcataatcaaagtgacagTGGACTAGCACACTTGCTTGGTgtgtctatagctaggtttccatccaattggcgccagattttaatgtggatattctaaaatcttcataaaaacaatatgccatTTCAGAGTACTTTAGGAAAAGTTGGTGCCGGACAACATGACagggaagattttaatttaccagACATTTGAGACATTTTATGGGCATCCATATGCGTTTAGATCCAACCTGGCGCCGCCAGCTTTATTAATAAAAGATGGATGTTGGCCAAATGAGCCACATTTACGTGTCCTTAAACAGCCTATAACAAATGATAAAAACAATATTCCTTGTGTTTCAATGTGTAATATATGCAAAACTTTAAagcctatttttattttttattatttggtTACTTACCTAAAACAATAATTTGCCACCTCACGGTTCAGCTGTCAGTGATTTGAGAACTAAATGTATCAGGACATTACATGCCAGGGCCTATAGGTTTAGGTgtccaccacaggaggttggtggcaccttaattggggaggacaggctcatggtaagggctggagtggaatagatggaatggtatcaaatacatcaaacacatggtttgatgccattccattcactctgttccagacattattatgagctgttctcctCTCAGCAGCCGCCACTGGTGTCCACTGTGTGATATTCCTATTATATattgattttatatatatatatatatatatatatataaccccagagagagagagatgctggtgGCATGCTACAATGCCAATAGGCATTTCTTTATGTCAGACGGCTACTAAATCTGCTATATAGATAAAGACGTACAGAAGGAGGGTAATTGGTTAATTTCCCATCTGACTATTTTGTATAAAGATAACCAttattgttagattataggagtaactctggtaggtCTGAAACAGTCTTCCTCAGCTCAAGTTCAACTGTCAGTCAGTTGAACTGTGCACTGCCTTCTTAtcataggcctacagtagccAAAGCTTAATAATAGCCATACCAAACCTTCACAAATGCTTCTTAACTTTTTTTAGGATATATCAAAAGTAAGCCAATCCATTGTTTATAAGGAAAATATGAGCAGAAGAGCAAATGTAAACTAGGGGAAAAAACGCACTACCatcccatgtgcccccccccaaaaaaacacacaaccctccccaaagccAAAAAATACGTTTGACAACCCTCCCCCACAGTACATTTCCATCTGGTCGTTACCTCTCACTGTGAAGATTTCTTTGGGGGATTTCAATGAATCTGCACCCTGGAGTggagttttatatatatttttttaagataAAAATACTTAATGCCTCACGCAGAACCGACTTCTTAACCACATAGTTGTTGAATGAGTTCGTCTCAGATGGGGCGTGTTCTAAGACATTTTAGTtaattagcagacgctctcatccagcgCGATTAGGAAGTGCGTACATTTTTCTACTGGTCCcacgtgggaaacgaacccacaactcCGGttttgcaagcgccatgctctaccaagtgagccCCACCGGACATTTGCTCTTTAATGGCACCCGCACCAACAGTCACGGGCGCAATAAATGTCTCCCAcgctattcccccccccccccaaaaaaacggtTGTCAGTAATTGGATGTTTCGACCTGCAACCTGATGTAAACTAAGCTGTCATGCATTTTTCCATCGACTTCTACACGGGCATTTGACTAATGTTTATGAATGTACTTTAGAACCCCATAGGGCACTGTTCATTTTATGATTTGTTTTCTTCAATCCCAATAGCCAAATTAGCGTCACCAATATAACTGTATTACATTAAGAAAAcgtatataggcctaaatagtacATTTGCTTGAACATGACTTGTATGACCAGATAGAtgaaccaccaccaccattagtCTACTAATCACACTTTAAGCTCATTTTCATGGAGCCCAGTTGGCTACATCACGGCCCGAGATGCAGTCTCGTGCGCAACTCAATAGATCAGATCAAAGGGGACAAGTGAACCAGTGGCTTTGCTAGAATAACTCAAGGGACAAATAGTCAATCGGAGTGGGTGAGTATTTATAGTCTTGTGCATTAATGAGGCTCCGTCTCTGGGCTCTCTGACTCAAAGCGCGCGGAGAATGGGCGCCTCACAGCTCTGGGTACGGTTGGAGTGCATAAAAACAGACCGGACAACTTTTACCTTACAACCGACAGATTCCGCGATGGCACCTCGTGCATTCTGCGCTGGAAAAGCCTAACAGGTAGGACTGTCTGTTTTTGGCGCACACATAATACAGGTTTAGATTCATGTTGGGACTGTTATGGTCACCTGCCAAGTCTCGTTCTGATGCGTTTAAACGTTTTACATCAAGGATTTATTTTGGTGTTTGTTTATTCTAGCCCAGCCTACTTGATGCATGACTTTCAATGATTTTTTCCCTTTATGTCGACTATTACCAATTTTCATTATATGTGTTCCATTTGGGTATATCATTTGGGCATGCATGTTGGCTTGATATACTCCGCACACGTGATTGTGGTTTAGGTATCAGGGACTGACCCctattcaacgtctattccacgttggttcaacgtaattccTTGAAATTACGtgaaaacaacgttgattcaaccagtgtgtgcccagtggttcACGAGAGGCGTATCGAAGGAGGCGTATCGAAGGTGTCGTCTACCTTTCGCGCAAAATGGAACGGATCTTCTCATTCACAAAAGTTGAAGGAAAGGCAGCGTGACAACATTTCAATTGACATAATATGTATATTAACTTGTATATTAATTGTGCATATTTCTAACAGGCATGAGGATGTCTTAACAACAGGGAAAATTGTTCAGATAAACACACATTACTTCCAGAACTGCAGGTGGGAGATAGCATCCCCAAATTTGTACAGTCAAACTGATTTGATAATTGCACATTTTCAGTGATACTGACTGATTAGGAGTCAATCATTGTGATATAGGCTATCAGAATAACTTGTAACACCTTTATTTTTGATGACCAGATTACATATGTCTATTAGCAATGTATTCTTGGATAAATGATTTTGATTCCTACTGCTCTGTAAGTCCAGTTATTTTTCTCAGGTCAAACCCTTTATGTAAAGTGTGTTTGCAGTGTGTGTGGGCTGTCTGATGGAGGTCGGTGTTATTGCTACACGTCCAAGTACATTGGCACCATAAGCACAACCTGAGCCAACAACAGGACAAACATGC encodes the following:
- the si:ch211-161h7.8 gene encoding thiosulfate:glutathione sulfurtransferase isoform X1 produces the protein MVSGLLLRRIFLTVAEASSRVSLGTRGQWFGFTTSTTRFSESSLPNPDSVVSYKQLKNMLSTHNVQLFDVRNQDEFMAGRIPDSLNIPLGQLEESLKLSPEHFQLQFEVKAPGKDDDNIVFHCQKGRRSAEALAIARQLGFNRARHYQGGYSDWAAHEGK
- the si:ch211-161h7.8 gene encoding thiosulfate:glutathione sulfurtransferase isoform X2; this translates as MDDSVVSYKQLKNMLSTHNVQLFDVRNQDEFMAGRIPDSLNIPLGQLEESLKLSPEHFQLQFEVKAPGKDDDNIVFHCQKGRRSAEALAIARQLGFNRARHYQGGYSDWAAHEGK